A genome region from Arachis duranensis cultivar V14167 chromosome 8, aradu.V14167.gnm2.J7QH, whole genome shotgun sequence includes the following:
- the LOC107461953 gene encoding 2-alkenal reductase (NADP(+)-dependent)-like: protein MAVENREWYLACYAPHGVPNFNHLKLRTVSLSLEPHSIPDGHVAIETLLLSIDPYLRTTFTGPHNLDGLYFPQFQLNEVIRGVGIGRVKVSKDSKYKEGDIVLVFGDLPFAEYSVISSTNIFTKIDAASDGISLPDYLSCLGVPGFAAWVSIEVLGKAKEGSNVFISAASGGVGMIAGQLAKLRGCRVIGTTGSDEKVKLMKEEFGYDDGFNYNKEADFDAALSKYFPDGIDVYVDNVGGKMLEAVLNHVNKHARIPLCGMISQYNKVWTERDGVRNLLNMVGKEVRMEGFMIGSHFNRFDDFAKEMKKYIKEGKVKAKHKINIGIESVLDSLNSLFTSSNVGKVIIQFNAQ from the exons ATGGCTGTAGAAAATAGAGAATGGTACTTGGCATGTTATGCTCCTCACGGTGTTCCAAATTTCAATCATCTGAAACTCCGAACGGTGAGTCTCTCACTGGAACCTCATTCAATACCTGATGGCCATGTTGCCATTGAAACGCTGCTACTCTCCATAGACCCTTATTTACGCACCACATTCACTGGCCCTCACAACCTCGATGGCCTTTACTTTCCTCAGTTTCAGCTCAACgag GTGATTAGAGGAGTTGGAATTGGGAGGGTAAAAGTGTCAAAGGACAGTAAATATAAGGAGGGGGACATTGTTTTAGTGTTTGGAGATCTTCCTTTTGCTGAGTATTCTGTGATTTCCTCCACTAACATCTTTACAAAAATTGATGCTGCGAGTGATGGAATTTCATTACCGGATTATCTAAGCTGCCTAGGGGTACCTGGATTTGCAGCATGGGTGAGTATAGAGGTACTTGGGAAGGCAAAGGAAGGATCAAATGTGTTCATATCAGCGGCTTCAGGTGGCGTTGGAATGATTGCAGGTCAATTGGCTAAGCTCAGGGGTTGCAGGGTCATTGGAACCACTGGATCCGATGAAAAA GTGAAGCTAATGAAAGAGGAATTTGGGTATGATGATGGATTCAACTACAATAAGGAAGCAGATTTTGATGCTGCTTTAAGCAA GTATTTTCCTGATGGTATTGATGTTTATGTGGATAATGTTGGTGGGAAGATGCTTGAAGCTGTTCTTAACCATGTCAACAAGCATGCAAGGATACCACTTTGTGGAATgatatctcaatataataag GTTTGGACTGAAAGAGATGGCGTTAGGAATCTTCTGAATATGGTAGGCAAGGAAGTGAGAATGGAAGGTTTTATGATTGGGTCGCATTTTAATCGCTTTGATGATTTTGCTaaggagatgaagaaatatataaaagagGGCAAGGTTAAGGCCaagcataaaataaacattggtATTGAGAGCGTTTTAGATAGCTTAAATTCCTTATTTACAAGCTCTAATGTTGGAAAAGTCATTATCCAATTTAATGCACAGTGA
- the LOC107461951 gene encoding uncharacterized mitochondrial protein AtMg00810-like yields MKVPQGLEAPPNTVCKLKKSLYGLKQASRQWNNKLKSVLLENGYHQSKSDHSLFTKSQASGFTALLIYVDDVVLAGNDLVEIDSIKALLNACFKIKDIGDLKFFLGMEVARSKQGVALYQRKYALDLLRKAGFEDCKPISTPMDYNGKLTKDVGSSLPDNAEYRKLIGKLLYLTNTRPDISFAVGKLSQFLDKPTDFHLRAAHRILRYIKSAPAKGLFFPSQSDLRVTGFSDSDWAACSDSRRSITAYCFYIGNSIVSWKSKKQTTVASSSAEAEYRALASATCETIWIKKIFSDIGLDYTEPINLYCDSQAAIHIATNPVFHERTKHIEVDCHVVRDKILEKLIHLMPISTHEQIADLLTKPLAPGTFSTLVGKLGLQDICCPNLREGVT; encoded by the coding sequence ATGAAAGTGCCCCAAGGATTAGAGGCTCCCCCTAACACGGTCTGCAAACTGAAGAAGTCACTGTATGGCCTCAAACAAGCGAGCCGACAATGGAATAACAAGTTGAAATCAGTCTTGCTCGAGAACGGCTACCATCAGTCCAAGTCAGATCATAGTCTCTTTACAAAATCACAAGCCAGTGGTTTCACAGCTCTCTTAATCTATGTAGATGATGTGGTTCTAGCTGGAAATGATCTAGTTGAGATTGACTCCATTAAAGCACTACTAAATGCTTGTTTCAAAATTAAAGACATTGGTGacctgaaattttttttgggaaTGGAAGTTGCTCGAAGCAAACAGGGAGTTGCATTATACCAAAGGAAGTATGCTTTGGACTTGCTAAGAAAAGCTGGTTTTGAGGACTGCAAACCTATCTCAACTCCTATGGATTACAATGGCAAGTTGACAAAAGATGTGGGGAGTTCCTTACCTGATAATGCTGAATACAGAAAACTGATTGGTAAACTGCTGTACTTGACAAACACCAGACCTGACATTAGCTTTGCAGTCGGAAAATTGAGTCAATTTCTGGACAAACCTACTGATTTTCATCTTAGGGCTGCTCATCGTATCTTAAGGTACATTAAATCTGCACCAGCAAAGggccttttctttccttctcagtCTGATTTGCGTGTTACAGGCTTTAGCGATTCGGATTGGGCTGCTTGCTCGGACTCGAGAAGGTCTATAACTGCATATTGCTTTTACATTGGAAACTCAATTGTCTCTTGGAAAAGCAAGAAACAAACAACAGTGGCATCATCATCAGCGGAAGCAGAGTATAGAGCTCTCGCATCAGCAACCTGTGAAACAATATGGATTAAAAAGATATTCAGCGACATAGGATTGGACTACACTGAGCCTATCAATTTGTACTGCGATAGCCAAGCTGCCATTCACATAGCAACCAACCCCGTGTTCCATGAGAGGACCAAACATATAGAGGTAGATTGTCATGTGGTTAGAGACAAAATACTAGAGAAATTAATCCACTTGATGCCTATATCAACACATGAACAGATTGCAGATTTGTTGACAAAACCTTTAGCCCCAGGAACCTTTTCTACACTTGTTGGCAAGTTAGGACTCCAAGACATTTGCTGTCCTAACTTGAGGGAAGGTGTTACCTAA